Below is a genomic region from Drosophila albomicans strain 15112-1751.03 chromosome 2R, ASM965048v2, whole genome shotgun sequence.
GGcgaattttcttctttattttcattaatttgttgGCTACGCACTTTTTTTGTAGCCACCccgtgtttttgttgcttttttccactgctcttttgttttttgcgaAACAATCGCGATATACCGCAATCAGTCCACAACTGCCAATCGATAACAATTGAGTCATATGTTTTTTGATGtagtgtgtacacactgttCAAGCGCAGAAAGCATAGGGCGTAAGTATTTATGagagaaatatgcaaaagtttttaagttAACTTAGATTTTTAGTTTagatcatttttaattgcgtATATTATCGGCTTACATTGGTATAATGAATTTTGCGCCTAAGAGTAGAGGATGATTTTTTTCGATTCacagctgttttttgtttatgcatgAAGAAGAGATGTGTACACtcaactaaaaaaataataagtaataagctTTAGAGTGTAACTAATTGTTCTAAATTCAACTTCAGAAGCAATAtctgtttttaaaaatttttaattgtgtttaattgcagcctaaatttttgtaaattattttgcgCCTAAGAGTAGGGAATGTTTATGTTCGTCTCATATTAATGGATCAGctggtttttgtttatgtttttgatTCCATCTGATAaaaatttttagattttcaatTTGGACCGAATTGCATTATTTGATGCTTATCagtgttattgttatttattggtGATAAAGTCAAGCAGATATCTATATATGGCGGACTGGCCGTTTTATTAATGCCTAAAAATGCCAAACGCGTTGATTTGTAATTCTTTCAGCAAATGCAGAATATCATCCGTGGACTAAATGAAGAACGTACTTTACATGAATTTGcattataattgtatttgtgtgccATTTAGAGAATAATGTTCGCAGCGGATAAACTGACGCTGAATCCCCAGCAAATATTAAACGAAATTGTGACACTGCTGGAAACCACAGCCGTGCCAAGTGATGGAAATGCTTTACTGTTGAATCAGGAGATGCAACGTCGTCTCGAGTACGTGCGCACGCGTATTTTGCAACTGTTGAAGCAGGTGCAAGCTCGCTATTCACGCAACGAGGAGATTCTTGTGCGCCGTCTAAAGCCACGTTCTCTCAAATCGCAGAGAGAATCGCTGGCAGCTGATGAAAGCATAAGCTTTACGGGTGCCGTGCTTCGTGGAGGAACGTTTTTTTTCAAGGGCAATTTGTACTTTCGCGATATGCATGGACGCAGTTGTCCCAACAATGAGGACTACGATAGACGCAGTAGCACTGAAATGTTTCCCACTGACTTCGATATGCGCTCTAAGCATGTGTGGACGGTGCTCGATAAAAAGAATATCGTTATGGGCATTAAAGAGCAGGTGAGAGATTATGTGGATATtccataattataattgtttactTATATGCTTTACTTGTGTAGCTGCTGTCACATGTTACCTATAATAAAACAGGAAGTCGACCAGGCAAACGCAAGAACATTgatttgcacacacaaacattggCCAGTTTGCTGAGTTCTGTGGATAGCACTTTTAGCATTGACTGGAATGAGATCAGCATTTCGAAATTGGAGCGTCGTCATTCCGCGTACAGCTGTGAAGCCATGTGGTTCGTGTATTTGCATCCACAGCTCAAACGCGACGACTGGACTGCCGAGGAAGATGAGCGTCTCTTAGAGGTGGCTCAAAGCCACAAGCTACAGGATTGGCAAGCTATTGCAAGTGCGGTATCTCAGCGTTCCGACTATCAATGCTTTGTGCGCGTCCAGACTGCATTACGATTTTACTTGGAACCTTTGTGCAGCGTTAAATGGAGTGAACAGGATAATGTTCGATTGCGGAAGATTGTCGAGCGAAATACTGTGAATGGAGTCACTGATTGGCCTCAGGTAGTCGAGCACTTCCCAGGTCGATCGAAATCCACGCTAATTGGACGCTATTTGTATGTGCTGCATCCCAGCATATGTCATGGTAAGTTGTTACATTTACAAAAACTAACCAAGAACAAAAAGCATTATGGCttaactatttattaattCTCATTGTGAGAGAAAAAACTGTATTCCTCTAAATTAAGACTGTGATCAGATGGCAATATTTGTACAATATTTATCAATCCTTTCAGAACCTTTTACGGACAAAGAGGACTTGATGCTGTTCGCTGCCGTCGAAGAGTACAATGGTAAATTTCATTGCTTTCCCCGCACACTCTTTCCAAATCGATCGCTGGCACAGCTACGAACGCGTTATCACAATGTGCTGGCCCAGCGTAACAAGACGGATTCGTGGTCTGTAGAGGATGACAACAAGCTAATGGGATTTGTGAAGTCCCATGGCACCTCGCAATGGGTAAACTGTGCCAGTCATTTGGGCAATCATACACGCACAAGTTGTCGCACACGCTTCATGGTTATCAAGCGGTTCTTGGAACAGCATCCCGATGCAGAAGTCTCCGATATACCTCGACGAAAGACGACAAAAAATGCAGCAGTTACCTCAGAGAATTGGGTGCAACGTTTCCAGGAGTGGCAAGAGGATCCAGACTCATTACTTGACCACTCGGATGTGaggccaaaagcaaagaaaatcaAGCGCGAGCAACTTGCCAATGTGAATAAGCGGCGCGGCATAGATGTTCACATCTATGAGTACTTCAAGTTTGCCTATCATCTCTCATTGCAATCGCCTGCGCCACAAATACCTCTGCCTAGAGAGAAAGGTAAACTGAATGTTGTAGCAAAAGCACTTAGATTTCGACCTGTAACTACTTCAAGTGATAAGCTCGTCGAGAGTATTGCGTTGCCCAAGTATCTATGTCGGTGCTATAGTGAAATGTTAAGTCAACTACCGCCGGCCACTAATGATGGTGTGTCACAAGCCGCGGCCTTGCTGCAACCCAATTGGTCCACGATGATGGGATTCCGATCCATTTGTATATTGTCAGCGCACTGTCGTAAACATGCGACGCAGTCGTCAATTGACTATGACGAATCTCATGCAGCTGTTCAGCTATTCCGACAACGTTTACGTACCCTCTTCTTTCGG
It encodes:
- the LOC117574583 gene encoding uncharacterized protein LOC117574583; the protein is MFAADKLTLNPQQILNEIVTLLETTAVPSDGNALLLNQEMQRRLEYVRTRILQLLKQVQARYSRNEEILVRRLKPRSLKSQRESLAADESISFTGAVLRGGTFFFKGNLYFRDMHGRSCPNNEDYDRRSSTEMFPTDFDMRSKHVWTVLDKKNIVMGIKEQLLSHVTYNKTGSRPGKRKNIDLHTQTLASLLSSVDSTFSIDWNEISISKLERRHSAYSCEAMWFVYLHPQLKRDDWTAEEDERLLEVAQSHKLQDWQAIASAVSQRSDYQCFVRVQTALRFYLEPLCSVKWSEQDNVRLRKIVERNTVNGVTDWPQVVEHFPGRSKSTLIGRYLYVLHPSICHEPFTDKEDLMLFAAVEEYNGKFHCFPRTLFPNRSLAQLRTRYHNVLAQRNKTDSWSVEDDNKLMGFVKSHGTSQWVNCASHLGNHTRTSCRTRFMVIKRFLEQHPDAEVSDIPRRKTTKNAAVTSENWVQRFQEWQEDPDSLLDHSDVRPKAKKIKREQLANVNKRRGIDVHIYEYFKFAYHLSLQSPAPQIPLPREKGKLNVVAKALRFRPVTTSSDKLVESIALPKYLCRCYSEMLSQLPPATNDGVSQAAALLQPNWSTMMGFRSICILSAHCRKHATQSSIDYDESHAAVQLFRQRLRTLFFRTTLLSRLEPSMFEQLPVALMRLPRPVVNYPLRDTRTRVDAPLQSRSKLTPTQEQETARRQIKELEPMSKSEPIDCKEEPIFKEELSID